The Glycine soja cultivar W05 chromosome 8, ASM419377v2, whole genome shotgun sequence genome has a window encoding:
- the LOC114424059 gene encoding uncharacterized protein LOC114424059 has translation MGCVLGQHDEFGKKEQAIYYLIKKFTTCKMNYSLLKRACCTLVWATYRLRQYMLSYTTWLVSKMDPFKYIFEKPTLTGRIARWQPMHPEFPDEDIMALFEEEGEDEDKDKWIVWFDGASNALGHGIRAVLLKGEWETKDHKLIPYQAYIKELMELFDDISFHHIPREENQVVYALATLSSMFKIGPHIDFSCIDIKCHIKPVHCCLIEEDEDGNPWYFNIKTYIKDKEYPSEASDNDKRTLQRLAASFLLSGDALYKRNHDMVLLQCVNENEAEQILFEVHEGSFGTHANGHAMARKILRVGYY, from the exons ATGGGGTGTGTGCTGGGGCAACACGATGAATTTGGAAAGAAAGAACAGGCCATTTATTACTTGATCAAGAAATTCACCACATGCAAGATGAACTACTCGCTACTAAAAAGGGCATGTTGTACCTTAGTGTGGGCAACTTACCGTTTGAGGCAATATATGTTGAGTTACACTACTTGGTTGGTATCCAAAATGGATCCATTCAAGTACATCTTCGAAAAGCCCACTCTTACTGGGAGAATAGCTCGATGGCAG CCTATGCATCCAGAATTCCCTGATGAGGATATTATGGCCCTGTTTGAGGAAGAAGGTGAAGATGAAGATAAAGATAAGTGGATTGTATGGTTTGATGGTGCGTCTAATGCACTTGGTCATGGAATTAGGGCAGTGTTG ttGAAAGGTGAATGGGAGACCAAAGACCATAAGTTGATACCTTATCAAGCTTACATCAAGGAATTGATGGAACTCTTTGATGATATATCATTTCACCATATTCCTAGAGAGGAAAACCAAGTGGTTTATGCTCTTGCCACTCTGTCATCGATGTTCAAAATAGGCCCTCACATAGACTTTTCGTGCATAGACATCAAATGCCATATTAAGCCTGTACACTGTTGTTTgatagaagaagatgaggatgGTAACCCTTGGTATTTCAATATCAAAACATACATCAAGGACAAGGAATACCCGTCCGAGGCCtctgacaatgacaagaggACATTAcagaggttggcagccagtttcctCCTGAGTGGGGATGccctatataaaagaaaccatgatATGGTATTGCTTCAGTGTGTGAATGAAAATGAGGCCGAGCAGATACTATTTGAGGTGCATGAAGGATCCTTTGGCAcccatgccaatgggcatgccatGGCCCGAAAGATTTTGAGAGTTGGATATTACTAG